The following coding sequences are from one Zalophus californianus isolate mZalCal1 chromosome 5, mZalCal1.pri.v2, whole genome shotgun sequence window:
- the MATR3 gene encoding matrin-3 isoform X1: protein MSKSFQQSSLGRDSQGHGRDLSAAGIGLLAAATQSLSMPASLGRMNQGTARLASLMNLGMSSSLNQQGAHSALSSASTSSHNLQSIFNIGSRGPLPLSSQHRGDADQASNILASFGLSARDLDELSRYPEDKITPENLPQILLQLKRRRTEEGPTLSYGRDGRSATREPPYRVPRDDWEEKRHFRRDSFDDRGPSLNPVLDYDHGSRSQESGYYDRMDYEDDRLRDGERCRDDSFFGETSHNYHKFDSEYERMGRGPGPLQERSLFEKKRGAPPSSNIEDFHGLLPKGYPHLCSICDLPVHSNKEWSQHINGASHSRRCQLLLEIYPEWNPDNDTGHTMGDPFMLQQSTNPAPGILGPPPPSFHLGGPAVGPRGNLGAGNGNLQGPRHMQKGRVETSRVVHIMDFQRGKNLRYQLLQLVEPFGVISNHLILNKINEAFIEMATTEDAQAAVDYYTTTPALVFGKPVRVHLSQKYKRIKKPEGKPDQKFDQKQELGRVIHLSNLPHSGYSDSAVLKLAEPYGKIKNYILMRMKSQAFIEMETREDAMAMVDHCLKKALWFQGRCVKVDLSEKYKKLVLRIPNRGIDLLKKDKSRKRSYSPDGKESPSDKKSKIDGSQKTESTTEGKEQEEKSGEDGEKDTKDDQAEQEPNMLLESEDELLVDEEEAAALLESGSSVGDETDLANLGDVASDGKKEPSDKAVKKDGNASASAAAKKKLKKRRFPGSMEGFVTLDEVGDEEDSELQKLRKSGMAFKSGDKNDDGLVEIKVDKIEELDQENEAALENGIKNEENTEPGAESAENPDDPNKDTSENADGQSDENKEDYTIPDEYRIGPYQPNVPVGIDYVIPKTGFYCKLCSLFYTNEEVAKNTHCSSLPHYQKLKKFLNKLAEERRQKKEA, encoded by the exons ATGTCCAAGTCATTCCAGCAGTCATCTCTCGGTAGGGATTCGCAGGGTCATGGGCGTGACCTGTCTGCAGCAGGAATAGGCCTTCTTGCTGCTGCTACCCAGTCTTTAAGTATGCCAGCATCTCTTGGAAGGATGAACCAGGGTACTGCACGCCTTGCTAGTTTAATGAATCTTGGAATGAGTTCTTCATTGAATCAACAAGGAGCTCATAGTGCACTGTCTTCTGCTAGTACTTCTTCCCATAATTTGCAGTCTATATTTAACATTGGAAGTAGAGGTCCACTCCCTTTGTCTTCTCAACACCGTGGAGATGCAGACCAGGCCAGTAACATTTTGGCCAGCTTTGGTCTGTCTGCTAGAGACTTAGATGAACTGAGTCGTTATCCAGAGGACAAGATTACTCCTGAGAATTTGCCCCAAATCCTTCTACAGCTTAAAAGGAGGAGAACTGAAGAAGGCCCTACATTGAGTTATGGTAGAGATGGCAGATCTGCTACACGGGAACCACCATACAGAGTACCTAGGGATGATTGGGAAGAAAAAAGGCACTTTAGAAGAGATAGTTTTGATGATCGTGGTCCTAGTCTCAACCCAGTGCTTGATTATGACCATGGAAGTCGTTCTCAAGAATCTGGTTATTATGACAGAATGGATTATGAAGATGACAGATTAAGAGATGGAGAAAGGTGTAGGGATGATTCTTTTTTTGGTGAGACCTCGCATAACTATCATAAATTTGACAGTGAGTATGAGAGAATGGGACGTGGTCCTGGCCCCTTACAAGAGAGATCTCTCTTTGAGAAAAAGAGGGGCGCTCCTCCAAGTAGCAATATTGAAGACTTCCATGGACTCTTACCGAAGGGTTATCCCCATCTGTGCTCTATATGTGATTTGCCAGTTCATTCTAATAAG GAGTGGAGTCAACATATCAATGGAGCAAGTCACAGTCGTCGATGCCAGCTTCTTCTTGAAAT CTACCCAGAATGGAATCCTGACAATGATACAGGACACACAat GGGTGATCCATTCATGCTGCAGCAGTCTACAAACCCAGCACCAGGAATTCTGGGACCTCCACCTCCCTCATTTCATCTTGGGGGACCAGCAGTTGGACCAAGAGGAAATCTGG GTGCTGGAAATGGGAACCTGCAAGGACCAAGACACATGCAAAAAGGCAGAGTG GAAACAAGCCGAGTTGTTCACATCATGGATTTTCAGCGAGGGAAAAACTTGAGATATCAACTGTTACAGCTGGTGGAACCATTTGGAGTCATTTCAAATCATCtgattctaaataaaattaatgag GCATTTATTGAAATGGCAACTACAGAGGATGCTCAAGCTGCAGTGGATTATTATACAACCACACCAGCATTAGTATTTGGCAAGCCAGTAAGAGTTCATTTATCACAGAAGTATAAAAGAATAAAG AAACCTGAGGGGAAGCCAGACCAGAAGTTTGATCAAAAGCAAGAGCTTGGACGTGTGATACATCTCAGCAATTTACCTCATTCTGGCTATTCTGACAGTGCAGTTCTCAAGCTTGCTGAGccttatggaaaaataaaaaattatatactgatGAGGATGAAAAGTCAG gcctttATTGAGATGGAGACCAGAGAAGATGCAATGGCAATGGTTGACCACTGTTTGAAAAAGGCCCTTTGGTTTCAGGGGAGATGTGTGAAAGTAGACTtgtctgaaaaatataaaaaattggtACTGAGG attcccaACAGAGGCATTGACTTACTGAAAAAAGATAAATCTCG GAAAAGATCTTATTCTCCAGATGGCAAAGAATCTCCAAGCGATAAGAAGTCTAAGATTGATGGTTCCCAGAAGACTGAAAGTACAACTGAAGGTAAAGAACAAGAAGAGAAGTCAGGTGAAGATGGTGAAAAAGATACAAAGGATGACCAAGCTGAGCAAGAACCTAACATGCTTCTTGAATCTGAAGATGAGCTACTTGTAGatgaagaagaagcagcagcactGCTAGAAAGTGGCAGTTCAGTGGGAGATGAGACAGATCTTGCTAATTTAGGTGATGTGGCTTCTGATGGGAAAAAGGAACCTTCGGACAAAGCTgtgaaaaaagatggaaatgcCAGTGCTTCGGCAGCTgcaaagaaaaagctaaaaaag CGTCGTTTCCCAGGGAGTATGGAAGGTTTTGTCACTCTAGATGAGGTTGGTGATGAGGAAGATTCGGAACTTCAGAAACTTCGTAAATCGGGCATGGCATTTAAATCTGGTGACAAAAATGATGATGGTTTGGTTGAAATTAAGGTGGACAAGATCGAGGAACTTGATCAAGAAAACGAAGCAGCGTtggaaaatggaattaaaaacgAGGAAAATACAGAACCAGGCGCTGAATCTGCTGAGAATCCTGATGATCCCAACAAAGATACAAGTGAAAATGCAGATGGCCAAAGTGATGAAAACAAGGAGGACTATACAATCCCAGATGAGTATAGAATTGGACCATATCAGCCCAATGTTCCTGTTG GTATAGACTATGTGATACCTAAAACAGGGTTTTACTGTAAGCTGTGTTCACTCTTTTATACAAATGAAGAAGTTGCAAAGAATACTCATTGCAGCAGCCTTCCTCATTATCAGAAATTAAAG
- the MATR3 gene encoding matrin-3 isoform X3: MSKSFQQSSLGRDSQGHGRDLSAAGIGLLAAATQSLSMPASLGRMNQGTARLASLMNLGMSSSLNQQGAHSALSSASTSSHNLQSIFNIGSRGPLPLSSQHRGDADQASNILASFGLSARDLDELSRYPEDKITPENLPQILLQLKRRRTEEGPTLSYGRDGRSATREPPYRVPRDDWEEKRHFRRDSFDDRGPSLNPVLDYDHGSRSQESGYYDRMDYEDDRLRDGERCRDDSFFGETSHNYHKFDSEYERMGRGPGPLQERSLFEKKRGAPPSSNIEDFHGLLPKGYPHLCSICDLPVHSNKEWSQHINGASHSRRCQLLLEIYPEWNPDNDTGHTMGDPFMLQQSTNPAPGILGPPPPSFHLGGPAVGPRGNLGAGNGNLQGPRHMQKGRVETSRVVHIMDFQRGKNLRYQLLQLVEPFGVISNHLILNKINEAFIEMATTEDAQAAVDYYTTTPALVFGKPVRVHLSQKYKRIKKPEGKPDQKFDQKQELGRVIHLSNLPHSGYSDSAVLKLAEPYGKIKNYILMRMKSQAFIEMETREDAMAMVDHCLKKALWFQGRCVKVDLSEKYKKLVLRIPNRGIDLLKKDKSRKRSYSPDGKESPSDKKSKIDGSQKTESTTEGKEQEEKSGEDGEKDTKDDQAEQEPNMLLESEDELLVDEEEAAALLESGSSVGDETDLANLGDVASDGKKEPSDKAVKKDGNASASAAAKKKLKKRRFPGSMEGFVTLDEVGDEEDSELQKLRKSGMAFKSGDKNDDGLVEIKVDKIEELDQENEAALENGIKNEENTEPGAESAENPDDPNKDTSENADGQSDENKEDYTIPDEYRIGPYQPNVPVEW; the protein is encoded by the exons ATGTCCAAGTCATTCCAGCAGTCATCTCTCGGTAGGGATTCGCAGGGTCATGGGCGTGACCTGTCTGCAGCAGGAATAGGCCTTCTTGCTGCTGCTACCCAGTCTTTAAGTATGCCAGCATCTCTTGGAAGGATGAACCAGGGTACTGCACGCCTTGCTAGTTTAATGAATCTTGGAATGAGTTCTTCATTGAATCAACAAGGAGCTCATAGTGCACTGTCTTCTGCTAGTACTTCTTCCCATAATTTGCAGTCTATATTTAACATTGGAAGTAGAGGTCCACTCCCTTTGTCTTCTCAACACCGTGGAGATGCAGACCAGGCCAGTAACATTTTGGCCAGCTTTGGTCTGTCTGCTAGAGACTTAGATGAACTGAGTCGTTATCCAGAGGACAAGATTACTCCTGAGAATTTGCCCCAAATCCTTCTACAGCTTAAAAGGAGGAGAACTGAAGAAGGCCCTACATTGAGTTATGGTAGAGATGGCAGATCTGCTACACGGGAACCACCATACAGAGTACCTAGGGATGATTGGGAAGAAAAAAGGCACTTTAGAAGAGATAGTTTTGATGATCGTGGTCCTAGTCTCAACCCAGTGCTTGATTATGACCATGGAAGTCGTTCTCAAGAATCTGGTTATTATGACAGAATGGATTATGAAGATGACAGATTAAGAGATGGAGAAAGGTGTAGGGATGATTCTTTTTTTGGTGAGACCTCGCATAACTATCATAAATTTGACAGTGAGTATGAGAGAATGGGACGTGGTCCTGGCCCCTTACAAGAGAGATCTCTCTTTGAGAAAAAGAGGGGCGCTCCTCCAAGTAGCAATATTGAAGACTTCCATGGACTCTTACCGAAGGGTTATCCCCATCTGTGCTCTATATGTGATTTGCCAGTTCATTCTAATAAG GAGTGGAGTCAACATATCAATGGAGCAAGTCACAGTCGTCGATGCCAGCTTCTTCTTGAAAT CTACCCAGAATGGAATCCTGACAATGATACAGGACACACAat GGGTGATCCATTCATGCTGCAGCAGTCTACAAACCCAGCACCAGGAATTCTGGGACCTCCACCTCCCTCATTTCATCTTGGGGGACCAGCAGTTGGACCAAGAGGAAATCTGG GTGCTGGAAATGGGAACCTGCAAGGACCAAGACACATGCAAAAAGGCAGAGTG GAAACAAGCCGAGTTGTTCACATCATGGATTTTCAGCGAGGGAAAAACTTGAGATATCAACTGTTACAGCTGGTGGAACCATTTGGAGTCATTTCAAATCATCtgattctaaataaaattaatgag GCATTTATTGAAATGGCAACTACAGAGGATGCTCAAGCTGCAGTGGATTATTATACAACCACACCAGCATTAGTATTTGGCAAGCCAGTAAGAGTTCATTTATCACAGAAGTATAAAAGAATAAAG AAACCTGAGGGGAAGCCAGACCAGAAGTTTGATCAAAAGCAAGAGCTTGGACGTGTGATACATCTCAGCAATTTACCTCATTCTGGCTATTCTGACAGTGCAGTTCTCAAGCTTGCTGAGccttatggaaaaataaaaaattatatactgatGAGGATGAAAAGTCAG gcctttATTGAGATGGAGACCAGAGAAGATGCAATGGCAATGGTTGACCACTGTTTGAAAAAGGCCCTTTGGTTTCAGGGGAGATGTGTGAAAGTAGACTtgtctgaaaaatataaaaaattggtACTGAGG attcccaACAGAGGCATTGACTTACTGAAAAAAGATAAATCTCG GAAAAGATCTTATTCTCCAGATGGCAAAGAATCTCCAAGCGATAAGAAGTCTAAGATTGATGGTTCCCAGAAGACTGAAAGTACAACTGAAGGTAAAGAACAAGAAGAGAAGTCAGGTGAAGATGGTGAAAAAGATACAAAGGATGACCAAGCTGAGCAAGAACCTAACATGCTTCTTGAATCTGAAGATGAGCTACTTGTAGatgaagaagaagcagcagcactGCTAGAAAGTGGCAGTTCAGTGGGAGATGAGACAGATCTTGCTAATTTAGGTGATGTGGCTTCTGATGGGAAAAAGGAACCTTCGGACAAAGCTgtgaaaaaagatggaaatgcCAGTGCTTCGGCAGCTgcaaagaaaaagctaaaaaag CGTCGTTTCCCAGGGAGTATGGAAGGTTTTGTCACTCTAGATGAGGTTGGTGATGAGGAAGATTCGGAACTTCAGAAACTTCGTAAATCGGGCATGGCATTTAAATCTGGTGACAAAAATGATGATGGTTTGGTTGAAATTAAGGTGGACAAGATCGAGGAACTTGATCAAGAAAACGAAGCAGCGTtggaaaatggaattaaaaacgAGGAAAATACAGAACCAGGCGCTGAATCTGCTGAGAATCCTGATGATCCCAACAAAGATACAAGTGAAAATGCAGATGGCCAAAGTGATGAAAACAAGGAGGACTATACAATCCCAGATGAGTATAGAATTGGACCATATCAGCCCAATGTTCCTGTTG
- the MATR3 gene encoding matrin-3 isoform X2: MSKSFQQSSLGRDSQGHGRDLSAAGIGLLAAATQSLSMPASLGRMNQGTARLASLMNLGMSSSLNQQGAHSALSSASTSSHNLQSIFNIGSRGPLPLSSQHRGDADQASNILASFGLSARDLDELSRYPEDKITPENLPQILLQLKRRRTEEGPTLSYGRDGRSATREPPYRVPRDDWEEKRHFRRDSFDDRGPSLNPVLDYDHGSRSQESGYYDRMDYEDDRLRDGERCRDDSFFGETSHNYHKFDSEYERMGRGPGPLQERSLFEKKRGAPPSSNIEDFHGLLPKGYPHLCSICDLPVHSNKEWSQHINGASHSRRCQLLLEIYPEWNPDNDTGHTMGDPFMLQQSTNPAPGILGPPPPSFHLGGPAVGPRGNLGAGNGNLQGPRHMQKGRVETSRVVHIMDFQRGKNLRYQLLQLVEPFGVISNHLILNKINEAFIEMATTEDAQAAVDYYTTTPALVFGKPVRVHLSQKYKRIKKPEGKPDQKFDQKQELGRVIHLSNLPHSGYSDSAVLKLAEPYGKIKNYILMRMKSQAFIEMETREDAMAMVDHCLKKALWFQGRCVKVDLSEKYKKLVLRIPNRGIDLLKKDKSRKRSYSPDGKESPSDKKSKIDGSQKTESTTEGKEQEEKSGEDGEKDTKDDQAEQEPNMLLESEDELLVDEEEAAALLESGSSVGDETDLANLGDVASDGKKEPSDKAVKKDGNASASAAAKKKLKKVDKIEELDQENEAALENGIKNEENTEPGAESAENPDDPNKDTSENADGQSDENKEDYTIPDEYRIGPYQPNVPVGIDYVIPKTGFYCKLCSLFYTNEEVAKNTHCSSLPHYQKLKKFLNKLAEERRQKKEA, encoded by the exons ATGTCCAAGTCATTCCAGCAGTCATCTCTCGGTAGGGATTCGCAGGGTCATGGGCGTGACCTGTCTGCAGCAGGAATAGGCCTTCTTGCTGCTGCTACCCAGTCTTTAAGTATGCCAGCATCTCTTGGAAGGATGAACCAGGGTACTGCACGCCTTGCTAGTTTAATGAATCTTGGAATGAGTTCTTCATTGAATCAACAAGGAGCTCATAGTGCACTGTCTTCTGCTAGTACTTCTTCCCATAATTTGCAGTCTATATTTAACATTGGAAGTAGAGGTCCACTCCCTTTGTCTTCTCAACACCGTGGAGATGCAGACCAGGCCAGTAACATTTTGGCCAGCTTTGGTCTGTCTGCTAGAGACTTAGATGAACTGAGTCGTTATCCAGAGGACAAGATTACTCCTGAGAATTTGCCCCAAATCCTTCTACAGCTTAAAAGGAGGAGAACTGAAGAAGGCCCTACATTGAGTTATGGTAGAGATGGCAGATCTGCTACACGGGAACCACCATACAGAGTACCTAGGGATGATTGGGAAGAAAAAAGGCACTTTAGAAGAGATAGTTTTGATGATCGTGGTCCTAGTCTCAACCCAGTGCTTGATTATGACCATGGAAGTCGTTCTCAAGAATCTGGTTATTATGACAGAATGGATTATGAAGATGACAGATTAAGAGATGGAGAAAGGTGTAGGGATGATTCTTTTTTTGGTGAGACCTCGCATAACTATCATAAATTTGACAGTGAGTATGAGAGAATGGGACGTGGTCCTGGCCCCTTACAAGAGAGATCTCTCTTTGAGAAAAAGAGGGGCGCTCCTCCAAGTAGCAATATTGAAGACTTCCATGGACTCTTACCGAAGGGTTATCCCCATCTGTGCTCTATATGTGATTTGCCAGTTCATTCTAATAAG GAGTGGAGTCAACATATCAATGGAGCAAGTCACAGTCGTCGATGCCAGCTTCTTCTTGAAAT CTACCCAGAATGGAATCCTGACAATGATACAGGACACACAat GGGTGATCCATTCATGCTGCAGCAGTCTACAAACCCAGCACCAGGAATTCTGGGACCTCCACCTCCCTCATTTCATCTTGGGGGACCAGCAGTTGGACCAAGAGGAAATCTGG GTGCTGGAAATGGGAACCTGCAAGGACCAAGACACATGCAAAAAGGCAGAGTG GAAACAAGCCGAGTTGTTCACATCATGGATTTTCAGCGAGGGAAAAACTTGAGATATCAACTGTTACAGCTGGTGGAACCATTTGGAGTCATTTCAAATCATCtgattctaaataaaattaatgag GCATTTATTGAAATGGCAACTACAGAGGATGCTCAAGCTGCAGTGGATTATTATACAACCACACCAGCATTAGTATTTGGCAAGCCAGTAAGAGTTCATTTATCACAGAAGTATAAAAGAATAAAG AAACCTGAGGGGAAGCCAGACCAGAAGTTTGATCAAAAGCAAGAGCTTGGACGTGTGATACATCTCAGCAATTTACCTCATTCTGGCTATTCTGACAGTGCAGTTCTCAAGCTTGCTGAGccttatggaaaaataaaaaattatatactgatGAGGATGAAAAGTCAG gcctttATTGAGATGGAGACCAGAGAAGATGCAATGGCAATGGTTGACCACTGTTTGAAAAAGGCCCTTTGGTTTCAGGGGAGATGTGTGAAAGTAGACTtgtctgaaaaatataaaaaattggtACTGAGG attcccaACAGAGGCATTGACTTACTGAAAAAAGATAAATCTCG GAAAAGATCTTATTCTCCAGATGGCAAAGAATCTCCAAGCGATAAGAAGTCTAAGATTGATGGTTCCCAGAAGACTGAAAGTACAACTGAAGGTAAAGAACAAGAAGAGAAGTCAGGTGAAGATGGTGAAAAAGATACAAAGGATGACCAAGCTGAGCAAGAACCTAACATGCTTCTTGAATCTGAAGATGAGCTACTTGTAGatgaagaagaagcagcagcactGCTAGAAAGTGGCAGTTCAGTGGGAGATGAGACAGATCTTGCTAATTTAGGTGATGTGGCTTCTGATGGGAAAAAGGAACCTTCGGACAAAGCTgtgaaaaaagatggaaatgcCAGTGCTTCGGCAGCTgcaaagaaaaagctaaaaaag GTGGACAAGATCGAGGAACTTGATCAAGAAAACGAAGCAGCGTtggaaaatggaattaaaaacgAGGAAAATACAGAACCAGGCGCTGAATCTGCTGAGAATCCTGATGATCCCAACAAAGATACAAGTGAAAATGCAGATGGCCAAAGTGATGAAAACAAGGAGGACTATACAATCCCAGATGAGTATAGAATTGGACCATATCAGCCCAATGTTCCTGTTG GTATAGACTATGTGATACCTAAAACAGGGTTTTACTGTAAGCTGTGTTCACTCTTTTATACAAATGAAGAAGTTGCAAAGAATACTCATTGCAGCAGCCTTCCTCATTATCAGAAATTAAAG